One window of Acropora palmata chromosome 1, jaAcrPala1.3, whole genome shotgun sequence genomic DNA carries:
- the LOC141874138 gene encoding kelch-like protein 26, with amino-acid sequence MIAHSEIFLSKCAQFREQGEFIDVRLKVGEDEFAAHRIVLAANSDYFHAMFSHGMKESNQEVIELKDENISVAAMKIVMDSIYSGEINVNDENVFEVLTAADHLQVTSVVEQCCKYLETELVELGFDIQFYCRVIMVADRLGLKDLKETTQRKMASMYKDICEKEEFLTDMNADILSALLCRDDLSVPSENFVFKSVMQWIKYRKEERMDVAAQVIGAVRLGLVDIKDVIEELNTEEMQNIPEIHMLVYETLLHNCCPTSVSEFASVKVHLAPRSMSLVLSAICPEGVISYFDVQSKAWKELSSMQQLTEIEEYYCVELIGNYLYVAAKNNTGYVVYCYDVVCNIWSTLPPIPGSSGIQISCLCHIENHLYVIYKSSTPYRYNIATNQWQSITSSKAVSELGQKAFCNKAAAAYKSCLYVLYDQQKPQLINNKWVSYTCDSMLYCFDAKRNVWEQKASTQTPHYGSSLLVVNNNLYVAGGKCSFSKSYFEPCGSSAAIEVYNDRENAWSVVQQTHIPRNNLGAVEIDGRVYFIINSFPVDSGITIPPGEVYPVVLDGWEGLEMVDTNAVLCYVPVKTENLTTENE; translated from the exons ATGATCGCCCATTCTGAGATTTTCTTGTCGAAGTGTGCTCAGTTCCGTGAGCAAGGTGAATTCATCGATGTTCGTTTAAAAGTTGGAGAGGACGAGTTTGCGGCTCATCGCATTGTTCTTGCTGCAAATAGCGATTATTTCCACGCCATGTTTTCACACGGAATGAAGGAATCAAACCAGGAAGTAATCGAGCTCAAAGATGAAAACATTTCTGTTGCTGCTATGAAGATAGTGATGGATTCCATATACAGTGGAGAGATCAATGTGaatgatgaaaatgttttcgaaGTATTGACTGCTGCAGATCATCTTCAAGTTACAAGTGTTGTGGAACAATGCTGTAAATATCTTGAGACCGAACTCGTTGAGCTGGGGTTTGATATACAGTTTTACTGCCGTGTCATCATGGTTGCTGATCGACTTGGTTTGAAGGACTTGAAAGAGACTACGCAAAGAAAAATGGCGTCAATGTACAAGGACATTTGTGAGAAGGAAGAGTTTTTAACTGACATGAATGCTGATATATTATCAGCTCTTCTCTGTCGAGATGACCTCAGTGTTCCATCGGAGAACTTCGTCTTCAAATCAGTGATGCAGTGGATCAAGTACAGGAAGGAAGAAAGGATGGATGTGGCGGCTCAAGTTATCGGAGCAGTTCGTTTGGGACTGGTGGACATCAAGGATGTGATCGAAGAACTGAATACCGAAGAAATGCAGAATATACCAGAAATACACATGTTAGTGTATGAAACATTGCTGCACAACTGTTGCCCGACAAGCGTTTCAGAGTTTGCTTCAGTAAAAGTGCATCTGGCACCCAGATCAATGAGTCTG GTTCTTTCTGCTATTTGTCCCGAGGGAGTCATCTCTTATTTTGATGTCCAGTCCAAAGCATGGAAGGAGTTGTCATCAATGCAGCAACTAACTGAGATTGAAGAATATTATTGTGTTGAACTTATTGGTAATTATCTGTATGTTGCggcaaaaaacaacacaggCTATGTTGTTTATTGTTATGACGTAGTTTGCAACATTTGGAGCACACTTCCACCAATTCCTGGCTCATCAGGCATTCAAATTAGCTGCTTGTGCCATATTGAAAACCATCTCTATGTCATTTACAAGTCTTCAACACCTTACAGATATAACATAGCTACAAATCAATGGCAATCTATTACTAGCTCGAAAGCTGTTAGTGAACTGGGCCAAAAAGCATTTTGTAACAAAGCAGCAGCTGCATACAAATCTTGCCTCTATGTTTTGTATGATCAACAAAAACCTCAGTTGATTAACAACAAATGGGTGTCTTATACATGTGACTCCATGCTATATTGTTTTGATGCAAAGAGAAATGTTTGGGAACAGAAAGCGTCAACCCAAACGCCACACTATGGGTCCAGTCTTTTGGTAGTAAACAATAACCTCTATGTTGCTGGGGGAAAGTGCTCATTCTCTAAATCATATTTTGAGCCTTGTGGCAGTTCAGCTGCCATTGAAGTTTACAATGACAGAGAAAATGCATGGTCTGTTGTACAACAAACACATATTCCACGAAATAATCTTGGAGCTGTAGAAATTGATGGGAGGGTCTATTTCATCATCAACTCTTTCCCAGTTGACAGCGGTATTACAATCCCGCCGGGGGAGGTCTACCCTGTTGTCCTGGATGGGTGGGAGGGCTTAGAAATGGTTGACACAAATGCAGTTTTGTGCTATGTTCCTGTAAAAACAGAGAATCTTACAACAGAAAATGAATAA
- the LOC141893641 gene encoding kelch-like protein 15, with protein MQPLTPVQECYCAELIGNYLYVAAQSNSKFVLCCYDIVRDTWSTLQAITPHMPGIQIGSLCHIEEHLYVIYKSSAPYRYNIATNQWQSIASPSIVCDLGQVTFCNKAAAVYKSCLYVLYAQGIEQMGNSGHVSKPYNSLLYCFDPEKNVWEQKASTKTPHFGSSLVVVNHNLYVVGGDCSFIPQSFQLSGSPAAVEVYNDQENVWSVVKQMHIPPNNLRAVEIDGRVYFIINSFVIDSGITIQPGEVYPAVLDGWENLGMVARNAVLCYVPVKTENHTIEME; from the coding sequence ATGCAGCCACTAACACCGGTTCAAGAATGTTATTGTGCTGAACTTATTGGTAATTATTTGTATGTTGCAGCACAAAGCAACTCCAAgtttgttctttgttgttaTGACATAGTTCGTGATACTTGGAGCACACTTCAAGCAATTACACCTCACATGCCAGGTATTCAGATTGGCTCCTTGTGCCACATTGAAGAACATCTCTATGTCATTTACAAGTCTTCTGCACCTTACAGATATAACATAGCTACAAATCAATGGCAATCTATTGCTAGCCCATCTATTGTTTGTGATCTGGGACAAGTAACATTTTGTAACAAAGCAGCTGCTGTGTACAAATCTTGCCTTTATGTATTGTATGCTCAAGGAATTGAGCAGATGGGAAACTCAGGGCATGTCTCTAAGCCATATAATTCTCTTCTATATTGTTTTGACCCAGAGAAAAATGTTTGGGAACAGAAGGCATCAACCAAAACACCACACTTTGGGTCCAGTCTTGTGGTAGTAAACCATAACCTCTATGTTGTTGGGGGAGATTGCTCATTCATTCCACAAAGCTTTCAACTTTCTGGAAGTCCAGCTGCTGTTGAAGTGTACAATGACCAAGAAAATGTATGGTCTGTTGTAAAACAAATGCACATTCCACCAAACAACCTTAGAGCTGTAGAAATTGATGGAAGGGTATATTTCATAATCAACTCTTTTGTAATTGACAGTGGTATCACAATCCAACCAGGGGAGGTCTACCCTGCTGTTCTGGATGGGTGGGAAAACTTAGGAATGGTTGCCAGAAATGCAGTTTTGTGCTATGTTCCTGTAAAAACAGAGAATCATACAATAGAAATGGAATAA